In the Desulfurellaceae bacterium genome, CTCAACCGCTGGCCGCCGTGCCGTTTACCGGGACACTGGTCGAGGAGGCTGGATTTTGTGTACGGACCGTGCATCTTGACCACCGGATCGACTGTCTGGCCTTTGCCCTGGAGGAAGAAGCGCACCTGAATGTGGATACCGCAGTGCTGGCCGAACTCGGGCTCGGTCCCGGGCCGTGGCTGTCCGAGCTGAAAGGTGCGGTGCGGGCTGAGCGGCCGGACGATTTTTGTATTCGGGCCGAGTGGCGGCAGGACGGACGCCGGCATGAACGGAGCCTCGTGCTCGGAGAACTGCGCGAGCGCTTAGTCAAACACACCCCGGGACACAAAATCGCCTATGTGGTCGATACGCTCTACAGCGCGGACAACGCCGCCCGTATCGCCGGCCTGGCCCACCGGGCGGATGTGTTGTTCTGTGAGTCGCCCTTTGTCCACGCCGACCATGAGCAGGCGACTCGGCGCTATCATCTGACCGCGCACCAGGCCGGTCTGCTGGGACGGGCGGCCCAGGCCAAGAAACTGGCCGTCTTTCACTTTTCGCCCCGCTACTCGGGTCAGGCCGAAATCCTGTACCGGGAAGCCCGGGAGACGTTTGAGGGTCGTCAGGAGGACGCTGATGACCACGCTCTGTCCGGCCAGCCCTCAGCTCTCTCCCCGAGCCTCGCGACGGTCTAGCCGTATGCCCGAGCTGATTACCCAACCCGTGCGGCGCTTTATTGACGCCCACCAGGTGGCCCGGCTGGCAACCGCCGGTCAGGACGGCGAGCCCCACGTCATCCCGTTCTGTTATGCGTATGACGGCCGACACTTCTACTTCGTGGTCGATCAAAAGCCCAAGCGCCAGACCGGGAAACCGCTCAAGCGGATTCAGAACATGCTGGAGAATCCGCAGGCCGCGCTGGTCATTGACGATTACGCCGATGACTGGACCCAACTGGCGTATGTGATGGTGCGCGGCACGACCGCCCTGGTTGAAGACCGGGCCGAGTATGACCGGGTGCTGGCCCTGCTGCGTGGACGCTATCCGCAGTACCGGGCGATGGAGCTGCACTTTGGCCACAACGCCATGGTGCGCATTACCCCCACCAAGGTGAACGCCTGGGGCAAGATTAACTCATGACCGGATCATGAGCGAGTCATGACGGTCGTGGCTCGTGGTCCAGCGCTCTGCCCATGATCGCCACCGCCCGATCAATCTCGGCCGACGAGATGACCAGGGGCGGGGCCAGGCGCACGACCGTGTCTTCGTGTAGCGTCCAGCCCAGCACCACACCGTTGCGCAAACACTGGCTGACAAAAGCCTGGGTTGCCGCAGGCTCGCTGAAGTCCAGCCCGATCAGCAGGCCCCGGCCCCGGACTCCGGTCAGTCCGCCACGACCGACCAGGGCGCGCAGTTTGGTCATGAACTCGCCACCTTTTTCCTCGGCGCGCTGGGGAAGCCGGTCTGCGAACATGACGTCCAGGGCCGCCAGCCCGGCCGCGCAGCACACCGGATGTCCGCCGAAGGTGGTCACATGGGCCAGGGGTGGGTCAACCGACAGGGTTTGCATGATGTCCGGCCTGCTCATGAATGCGCCGAGCGGCATGCCGCCGCCCAGCGCCTTGGCCAGCACCAGGATATCGGGCACGACCCCCCAATGTTCGGCGGCAAAGACTTTTCCCGTCCGCCCGAAACCGGTGATGACTTCGTCAAAGATCAACACCGCGCCGACCTCGGAACAGCGCCGCCGCAGGGCCGGCAGAAACGCGGCGTCCGGTATCCGCACCCCGCCCTCGCCCTGAATCGGCTCGATGATGACGGCGGCGACGCTGTCGTCAATGGCGTCGAGCGCCGCGCTGTCGTTGAACGGCAGAAACGTCACCCGTGGCAGCAGCGGCTCAAACGGGGTGCGGTAGGTCGGATTGCCGCCGACCGAGACCGAGCCCAGGGTATCGCCGTGGAAACTGCCCACAAAACTGACCAGATGCGACCGGCCGGTGAATTTGCGGGCGGTTTTGAGCGCGCCTTCCACCGCTTCGGTCCCGCTGTTGGTGAAATAGGTGACCGACAGCAGGTCGGGCGTTAGCTCGGCCAAGCGCCGTGCCAGCCGGACCTGGGGTGCCTGGATGTATTCTCCATAGACCATGGTGTGCAGGTAGCGGGCGGCCTGGTCTTGAACGGCGCGGATCACGGCCGGATGGGCATGACCGATGCTGGCCACGCCGATGCCGGACAACAGGTCCAGATACTCGCAGCCGTCCGTGTCAAGCACCACGCAGCCGCTGGCCGAGGCCACCTCGATGCCCATGGGTTCGGGCGAGGTTTGACACACAAAACGCAGAAAATCGTCGCGCAGGCTACTCATGGGAGCAAAGCATACGTCAGAGCTATGCCGCCGGCAAAGGGGCGTCTGCCTCAGTCCGTATCGACCGCCGTCCAGGTCACAAAATCGGCCAGCCGTGGCCGGCCGCCGTGCCGCCAGCCGAGCGGCGGTGTCTGCATTGTGCCGACCGGACAGATGCGGTTCAGCCCGCTGCCGGCCAGGGCTTCGAGCAGGGTCTGACGACGCCGGCCGTCAGCCGGCACGACCGTTCCGACCGCTTCGAGATACGGCCGCCACGGTTCGAGCAGCACGGCGAGCCGACCGAGATCGGCGAGCGGTTTGACCCGGACCGTGCGGTACAGGGGTGAGGGCGCAAAGCTCGGGTCGGCCTCAGAGATCACCGTCCACTCGGTGCCCTGCGGACTGGTATGGAGAACGACATCTTTGCCGGCCAGGGCCCGCCATTCGGCCTCGTCCCGTACCCGCCGGAGCTGGCTGCTGGCCGCCGGACTGATTCTGCCCCGGGGCAGGCGGGTCTGCCAGACGGCCAGCGCGTCTGCCAACAGCGCAGCAAACTCTGACGGAGGGACCGCCCCGTGGTCTTCGACATACACCAGCTGGGGGGACAGGCAGCCGCCCTGGTCGAACAGCACCACGTCGTAGGCGGCCCGCTCGGCCGACTCCCGAGCCCGCTCAAGCGCCTCGTGGGTGATCAGGCTGAAGCTCAGCTTGTGGCCGTAGCCGATGAAGCGTCCCCGGACGCGGGGGCGAATCGCGTCCAGGCTCTGGTCCGAACCCGAGGCGATGACCAACCCGGCCTCGCCAAACGCGATATC is a window encoding:
- a CDS encoding TIGR03668 family PPOX class F420-dependent oxidoreductase; the protein is MPELITQPVRRFIDAHQVARLATAGQDGEPHVIPFCYAYDGRHFYFVVDQKPKRQTGKPLKRIQNMLENPQAALVIDDYADDWTQLAYVMVRGTTALVEDRAEYDRVLALLRGRYPQYRAMELHFGHNAMVRITPTKVNAWGKINS
- a CDS encoding aspartate aminotransferase family protein, with amino-acid sequence MSSLRDDFLRFVCQTSPEPMGIEVASASGCVVLDTDGCEYLDLLSGIGVASIGHAHPAVIRAVQDQAARYLHTMVYGEYIQAPQVRLARRLAELTPDLLSVTYFTNSGTEAVEGALKTARKFTGRSHLVSFVGSFHGDTLGSVSVGGNPTYRTPFEPLLPRVTFLPFNDSAALDAIDDSVAAVIIEPIQGEGGVRIPDAAFLPALRRRCSEVGAVLIFDEVITGFGRTGKVFAAEHWGVVPDILVLAKALGGGMPLGAFMSRPDIMQTLSVDPPLAHVTTFGGHPVCCAAGLAALDVMFADRLPQRAEEKGGEFMTKLRALVGRGGLTGVRGRGLLIGLDFSEPAATQAFVSQCLRNGVVLGWTLHEDTVVRLAPPLVISSAEIDRAVAIMGRALDHEPRPS